One Streptomonospora salina genomic window, GGCAGATCCCCAGCAGCGGGATGCGGTTCTCGCGGGCGTAGCGGATCGCGCCGAGTTTGCCCTCGATACCGCGCACCCCGAACCCGCCGGGGACCAGCACGCCGTCGGCGCCGCCCAGCTCGCGCTCGGCGCCCTCGGGCGTATCGCACTGGTCGCTGGCCACCCAGCGCAGTGAGATCCGCGTGTTCTCGGCGAAGCCTCCGGCACGCACCGCCTCGGTCACCGACAGGTAGGCGTCGGGCAGGTCGATGTACTTGCCGACGAGGGCGATGGTGACCTCGCGGTCGGGCTGGTGGACGCGGCGCAGCAGGTTGTCCCACTCGGTCCAGTCGACGTCGCGGAAGGCCAGGCCCAGGCGGCGCACGACGAAGGCGTCCAGGCCTTCGCGGTGCAGAACCTTGGGGATGTCGTAGATCGAGGGGGCGTCGGGGGTGGAGACCACGCCGCCCTCGTCCACGTCGCACATCAGGCTGAGCTTGCTCTTCATGCTCTGCGGAATGGGCCGGTCCGAGCGGCACACGATCGCGTCGGCCTGGATGCCGATGTTGCGCAGTGCCGCCACCGAATGCTGGGTGGGCTTGGTCTTCAGCTCGCCGGCGGGGCCCAGGAACGGGATCAGCGACACGTGCAGGAAGAAGCAGTCGTCGCGGCCGATCTCGTGGCGGATCTGGCGCACCGCCTCCAGGAAGGGCTGGGACTCGATGTCGCCGACGGTGCCGCCGATCTCGGTGATGACCACGTCGACGTCGGCGGAGTCCATCGCGTAGATGCGCGCCTTGATCTCGTTGGTGATGTGCGGGATCACCTGCACGGTGTCGCCGAGGTAGGCGCCCTGGCGCTCCTTGGCGATGACGCTGGAGTAGACCTGGCCGGTGGTGACGTTGGCCGAGGCCGACAGCTCGGTGTCGAGGAAGCGCTCGTAGTGGCCGATGTCGAGATCGGTCTCGGCGCCGTCGTCGGTGACGAACACCTCGCCGTGCTGGAAGGGGTTCATCGTGCCGGGGTCGACGTTGAGGTAAGGGTCGAGCTTCTGCATGGTGACGCGGAGGCCACGCGACTTCAGCAGCCGCCCGAGGCTGGATGCGGTCAGACCCTTGCCCAGACTGGAGGCGACCCCGCCAGTGACGAAAAGATGTTTGGTACTCGTGGCGGTTGCCAAAGATTGCTCCCGTGGTCGTACGGCGACGGGCGCCCGGTTCGGCTCGGAGGCCCGTGCGGTGCCCGGCGCCGAAGGGGCTCGGCCCCGTCCGCGACCTCGGACTCCACGGGCCACCAGGATAACAGCGCCGCACCCCCGCCCCGGCACATCCCGCGCGACACCCGCACCCGGCGGCGGCGGGGCTGCCCTGCCGCGACGCCGGGATGCGGGCGGCGGCGCGGCGCGGCGAACCGCTACCGGTCTGCCGGGCCGCCGTCGGGAGGCCGGTGCGGCGGCGGCTGCCCCGGGGCCGGCGGCGGATAGGGCTGCCCGCCGTGCTGGGGGCGGGGCTGCTGCGGGTGCTGCTGCGGATACGGCCCGCCGGCGTAGGGCTGCTGCGGGTACTGCTGCGCATACGGCCCGCCCGCGTGCGGCTGCCCCGGGTAGGGCGGCTGATACGGCGGCCCGGGGTAGGGCTGGGGACCGGCGTAGGGGCCGGCCTGCCGGACTTGTGCTCCGCCGCGGTCGAGCAGGAACGACACGGACAGGAGCACGAACACCAGTGCCGTCGCCCCCAGGACGCCGTAGAGCAGCCCCAGCGGCGGGATGTCCGCCAGGTTCGCCAGTCCCGCCCCGCACATTCCCACTGCGGTCAGCAGCGCGAAGGCGAGGGGGAACCGGCCCCGGCGCTGGAGCAGCACCGCCGCAGTCCCGGCGAAGCCCAAAGCCACGACGGGGCCGACGGAGAAGTAGCCGATGACATAGCCCGGCTCCTGGCCGCCGGCGACCAGCGCACCGGCGATACCGAGGATCCCGCGCAGGACGACCAGGGCGGCGAACCCCAGGAAGACCGCCTGGGCGGTGCGCACGACCGGGGGGACAGGGGCGGTGGGCATGGGGGAACTCCCGGATTCGGGCTCGACGAGGGGACGGCCGCGGGCCCGGGTCGGCCTCCGCGGCCGGTCGCGCCCCGCGGCCGCGGCGGGACCGGCGCCGCGCTCGGACGCGCTCCGCCTAGGCAGATACTACCGACGGTGTCCGCACCGGCACACCGCGCCGCCGGCGTCCCGGTGTCTCAGCCGCGCACGGCCGGGAACTCCCCGGCGCGGCCGAGCAGGGCCGTGGGGGCGGCGCCCAGGACCGAGCCGAGCCACATGCCCGTGCGGGCGGTCTCGGCCGCGTCGACGCCGGTGTGCAGGCCGCTGCGGTCGAGCTGGAAGGCGAGGTCCTCGGTGGCGATGTTGCCGGTGGCGCCGGGGGCGAAGGGGCAGCCGCCGAAACCGCCGACGCTGGCGTCCAGCACGGTGACGCCGTGCGCGACGGCGGTGTGGGCGTTGGCGTAACCGGTGTTGCGGGTGTTGTGGAAGTGGCAGCGCAGCCGGGCTTCCCCGACGACCGGGCGGACCCGCCCGATCACGTCGGCGACCTGGCCGGGCACGCCCGCACCGATGGTGTCGGCCAGGGCGACCTCGGCGGCACCCGCCTCGGCGGCCCGCCGGGCGACCTCGGCCACCCGCTCCGGATCGGTCTCACCGTCGAACGGGCAGCCGAAGGCGGTGGAAACGGTCGCGCTGACGGGCATGCCGGCCTCGGCGGCGGCCGCGGCGATTCCGGCGAAGGCGTCGGTCATCTCGGCGACCGAGCAGCCCTGGTTGCGGCGGCAGAAGCCGTCGGTGGCGGGGATGGCGACGTTGACCTCGTCGACTCCGGCCTCCAGCGCACGGTCCAGGCCGCGGCGGTTGAGCGCGAGACCGATGTAGGAGACGTCGGCGCGGCGCGGGACGCCGGCCATGACCTCCTCGGCGCCGGCCATCTGCGGCACCCGCCGCGGGTCGACGAAGCTGACGGCCTCGATCCTGCGGGCCCCGGCGCCGATGAGCCGCTCGATCAGCTCGACCTTGCGGGCCGGCGGCAGCGGCGTCTCCTCGTTCTGCAACCCGTCCCGCGGTCCGACCTCGACGATCTCCACGTGCTGCGCGGCCATTGCGCCACTCCCGTCTCCACGTCGTCAGGTCCGCCGGGTGCGCCGCCCGCTGCCGGAGCGCCTCGGGGCGCGCTAGGGCGCGCGGTGGCGGGCACCGGCCCCGCCACCCAGGATAGTGCTCCGGATCATAGGCCGACCGGCGAGGGCTGACCCGATCATCCCATCCGGTCCGACGCGGATGCCCGATACCGCCGGCGCCGGACGCGTCCGGCGAGCGCGCGAGTACGCCCCGCTGCCGGTGCGCCTCGGCAGGAGCTCAGCGCAGCGCCAGCGCCGGACGGACCTCCCAGGTGGTCCACACGGGCCGGTAGCCCATGCGGTTCCAGAAGGGCCCCGAAAGAGGGTTCATCATGGCGTAGTTGAGAACGGACACCTGGACGTTGTGGGCGTCCAGCGCCTGATGGGCCTCGCTGACCAGGGCCGTGCCGATGCCGCGGCCGCGCTCTTCCTCGGCCACGACGCCGTAGCCGATGTGGGCGGCCGGCGCGGCCCGCACCAGCGGGGCGGCCCAGCGGGCGCGATCGGGCGGCGAGACCCACACCAGGCCGACCGGACGCCCCCGCCGCTCGGCCAGCCACACCCATGAGGGCGAGCGGCTCAGGGCGCGGGCGGCGACCCGGCGGGTCTGCTCGGGCGTCTCGGGCTGGATGAAGACCCCGCCGAAGAACTCCTCATAGCGGTGCTCCTCCATCAGCAGGCTGACGATGGGGGCGAGGTCCTGGGAGTCGGCCAGGCGGATCGTGACGTCGCGCGGCGGCAGTGCGGGAGGCACCCCGCGGCGCCGCTCGCGCGCGGCCAGGACGCTGTAGGGCTGGAGCCCGTGCGCCTGCAGCGCCGGAACGCCCAAAACGTCGCGCGCGGGCCAGGTCAGCTGTGCTGCCGACTCCGATCCGGTCCCGGTGGGCAGCTGCTGCAACTGCTCTTGCCAGCTCGACAGCAGCGAGTCCAAGGCGCGTCCGGGGTCGGGGCCGCCCACGATGGGCGTCAGCCAGTGCTGGTCGGGCATGCCCCAGGTCCGGCCGACCTCGCCGGGCTGGTACCAGGAGTAGCGCATGGTGCCGGTGGCCACCGGGTGGCCGGCCTCGTCGCTGACCGTCAGCAGCGGATAGGTGCTCTTGCGCGGGCGCGTCGGCGCCGGCAGCAGGGGATCGACCTCCCGCCAGCGCATAGCGACGGAGTCGACCAGCAGGTCGAACTCCGTTCCGCTTCCCGGAAGCTCGTCGTTCCGCACCCGGGCGACATAACCGCCCATCCCACCTCCCAGGCCGCGCATCCCGCACACACCCGCTTCGGCTCGCCGGCGCGGCTGTCGGGAGCCGGACAGTGGTCACGTACCGTCGCAACACGGACACGCAAACAGTAGCGCCTCACGAGTCCCTTCGCTCGCGATTGCGGCGAGATTTTCCCTGATCGTTTTGAAATTGTCGCTATGCAATTTCAGGGCGGCAAAGCCCGATCGGCCCAACCGTAGCCGATTCGTCCGGGATCACGGAGACCGGGGTGATGCCGCGCACACGCCGCTGACCGCCGAGGACACGGGCGCGACGGCCGACGGTGCGGCCCGGGTGCCGACGGCGCGGGCCGCCCGGGGCTGCCCGGACGACGATGCGCCCGCGCGAGCGCCGCCGTGCTCGCGCGGGCGGCGGTTCAGCTCACCCCGGCGGCGTCCATCCCGCGCAGTTCGCGCTTGAGCTCCTTGATCTCGTCGCGCAGCCGGGCAGCGAGCTCGAACTGCAGATCGGTGGCCGCCTGGTGCATCTGCTCGTTGAGCTGCTCGATGAGCTGGGAAAGATCGGCCCGCGGCATCCGGCTGACGTCCTCGGACCGCTCGGATCCGGCCCCCTTCAGGTCGGGCACCGGGGTGGTGGCCTGCTGGCCGCCCTTGCGGTACCCCGATCCGATCAGTTCCTCGGTGTCGACGTCCTCGCGCGCCAGCGAGTCGAGGATGTCGGCGATCTTCTTGCGCAGCGGCTGCGGGTCGATGCCGTTGGCCTCGTTGTAGGCCAGCTGCTTGGTGCGGCGCCGGTCGGTCTCGTCCAGGGCGCTGCGCATGGAGTCGGTGACGTTGTCGGCGTACATGTGGACCTGGCCGGCGACGTTGCGCGCCGCACGCCCGATGGTCTGGATCAGCGCGCTGGAGGAGCGCAGGAACCCCTCCTTGTCGGCGTCGAGGATGGCCACCAGCGACACCTCGGGCAGGTCCAGACCCTCGCGCAGCAGGTTGATGCCCACGAGCACGTCGAACTCGCCGGTGCGCAGCTCGCGCAGCAGCTCGACCCGGCGCAGCGTGTCGACCTCGCTGTGCAGATAGCGCACGCGGATGTTCAGCTCGGCGAAGTAGTCGGTGAGGTCCTCGGCCATCTTCTTGGTCAGCGTGGTGACCAGCACGCGCTCCCGGCGCTCGGCGCGCTCGCGGATCTCGTGCACGAGGTCGTCGATCTGGCCCTCGGTCGGCTTGACCACGACCTCGGGGTCGACCAGCCCGGTGGGACGGATGACCTGCTCGACGACGTCGCCCCCGCTCCGGCGCAGCTCGTAGGGGCCGGGGGTGGCCGAGAGGTAGACCGTCTGCCCGATGCGCTCGGTGAACTCCTCCCACTTCAGAGGGCGGTTGTCCAGTGCCGAGGGCAGCCGGAAGCCGTGGTCGACCAGGGTGCGTTTGCGCGAGGCGTCGCCCTCGAACATGCCGCCGATCTGCGGCACCGTCACGTGCGACTCGTCGACCACCAGCAGGAAGTCCTCGGGGAAGTAGTCGAGGAGGGTGTTGGGGGCGCTGCCGGGCTCGCGGCCGTCGAAGTGGCGCGAATAGTTCTCGATGCCCGAGCAGCTGCCCACCTGGCGCAGCATCTCCATGTCATAGGTCGTGCGCATGCGCAGCCGCTGGGCCTCCAGCAGCTTGCCTGCGTTCTCCATCTCGGTGAGGCGCTCGCCCAGCTCGGCCTCGATGTCGCCGACGGCGCGCTCCAAGCGCTCGGGGCCGGCGACGTAGTGGGAGGCCGGGAACAGGTAGACGTGGGCGTCCTCGCCCAGGACCTCGCCGGTGAGCGGGTGCAGGGTCTGCAGCCGCTCGACCTCGTCGCCGAACATCTCGATGCGGATGGCGAGTTCCTCGTAGACCGGGATGACCTCGACGGTGTCGCCCCGCACGCGGAAGGTGCCCCGGGTGAAGGACACGTCGTTGCGGCTGTACTGCATCTCGACGAGCTTGCGCAGCAGGTCGTCGCGGTCGATCCGCATGCCGACCTCCAGCTCGGCCATCCTGTCGACGTACTCCTGGGGCGTGCCCAGGCCGTAGATGCAGGAGACCGAGGACACCACGATCGTGTCGCGCCGGGTCAGCAGCGAGTTGGTCGCCGAGTGCCGCAGCCGCTCGACCTCGTCGTTGACCGAGGAGTCCTTCTCGATGTAGGTGTCGGTCTGCGGGACGTAGGCCTCGGGCTGGTAATAGTCGTAGTAGGAGACGAAGTACTCGACCGCGTTGTTGGGCAGCATTTCGCGCAACTCGTTGGCGAACTGCGCGGCCAGGGTCTTGTTGGGCTGCATGACCAGCGTGGGCCGCTGCAGCTGCTCGGCCATCCAGGCCACCGTGGCGGTCTTGCCGGTGCCCGTGGCGCCCAGCAGCACGGTGTCCTCGTCGCCCGCCTGCACGCGGCGGCTGAGTTCGGCGATGGCCGCAGGCTGGTCGCCGGCGGGGGTCATCTCCGAGACCACCTCGAACGGCGCCTTCTTGCGCTGGATATCGGTCACCGGCCGCACGTCGCCTCAGCTCCCCTCGCGTTCGACATGTCCGCCCACGCTATAACCCGCCGGTGACAACACGGCCCGCGCACGGAGGATTCCCAGCGCAGCGGCCGCGGACGGCTCCGGCGGACGCTGATCCGCACGGTGCTGGAGCCCGGCGCGTCCTGCCTCGGGGCGGTGGTCGCCTCGATCATGAGCAGCACGTCCATCAAAGCGTCGATGTCGGCGTCGCGCATGTGCTCCGCGTAGGTCGAGCCCTTCCCGCCGAGGCGGCGGCAGGAACGGAAAGCCCCCCGTTGGACACCAGGTCGTGCGTGGACACGGCGTCGTACCGACTGATCCGGACCGAAGATCGGGGTCTCCATCCCCGTCGTGGTCCAGCTGGCCTTGTTCTCCGTGCGGGGACGGCACCGGGGCGGGCCGGCACTCCCGGCTGTTTCCCCGCCTACACCGGGGGCGGCGTGCGCCGGCCACTCTCGTGGTCCCGGCCGCGCCACCCCCGGCGCAGCGGTTCGGGACGGCTCAGGCATCGGGCCAGACGCTTCCGGCCAGATCGGAGTCCAGGCGGAACCACACCTTGCGGAACCGCGGCATGCCGTTGTCGCCCCATGCGCTGGCCAGGCTGTCCACCAGCGCCAGCCCGCGCCCGCCTTCGCAGGCGACGCCGTCCGCGGGCCGGGCGGCGGCCAGGTGGCTGCGGTGCCCGTAGCCGGGGCGGCGATCGGCGCGGTCTCCCCCGTCGCGGCAGTTCAGGGTCAGGCCGGTGGCCGAGCGGTCCACGCGCAGGGTGTAGGTGCCGCCGGGCAGACCTGAGCGGGTGTGCTTGACGGCGTTGCTGACGAGCTCGGTGCCCAGCAGGTCGAACAGGAAGCGGTACTCCTCGCTCTGCGCGGCCGCGCACGTGTCCAGGAAGGCGTGCACCAGCGGCAGGAACACCGGCTCGCTGCGGAACTCGAACGCGCGGCGGGTGAAGTGCGGGCGGTCGGGGCGGCGGTTGAAGTAGTACTCGTAGCCGTTCGGGATGAGCAGGCCGAGGGGGACGGTCACCTCGGGCATGGGCGGGACGGCGGTGAGCGTGGGCATGGAGGGCTCCTTGACTGGGGGCGGAGGAGACAGGACGCGGGCGGAGCACCCGCAAACGCAGGACAGGCACGCGGGTGCGGCATAGCGTGACCCGGAGAACCGTGCTGGCCTCTGAGTCACTTTCCATATACACATAGTAGTTAGAGATTCTCTATGATCAAGTCTTATAGAGAATCTCCGTACATCCCGCTAGGGTCCTCCTCATGACACGATCGCTCAGTCCTACGGTGCGCCGCCGTCGCCTCGCCCGAGTCCTGCGCCAACTCCGCGAGGCGGCCAAGCTGACCCTCGATGCCGCTGCAAAGCAGTCGGGCGTTCCTCGCGCAACCTTGGGGAAGCTCGAAACCGCGGAGCTCAAGCGCATACGCCTCTCTGACCTAGACTCGCTCGCCAGGCTCTACGAGGTGGACAACGAGAGTCGCCTGGCGATGCACCAGTTGGCCAAAGACGCGACCGAGCGCGGCTGGTGGTCCAAGTACAAGGACGTCTTCGGCGCTCAAGCTCTGCCTGACTTCGAGGTCGAAGCGTCGATCATCAAGACGTTCCAGCCCCAGGTCATCCCAGGGCTCCTGCAAACGCCCGCCTACACCCGCGCCGTCTTCACCGGTACCAACGCCTTCGCGGAGGACGAGGTCAAGCGGCACGTGGACGCGCGGATGGAACGCCAACGCATCCTCACCCACCCTTACCCGCCGGAGTATGCCGCCATCATCGACGAAGCCGCCCTACGCCGCCCTGCCGGCGGACCTCGTTGCACGTCGGAGCAGCTCCACCACCTCATCGACATGGCAAGGCTCCCGCACGTGACGGTCCACGTGCTGCCCTTCTCAGCAGGGATGCACGCAGCGAGCCTCGGCGGATTCGTGATCATGGAGTTCCCCGAAGCGTCGGATCCCTCGATCGCACACTCGGAAACCCCTACAGCTAGCCTCTTCGTTGAGGCAGAGGAGGAGATACGGCGCTACGACGCGATGTGGCGCGAGGCCCACAACGCCTCTCTCACGGTGGCCCAATCCATCGACTTCATCAACGACGTCATCTCAACGCTAGAGTGTGAGCAGTGACAACTCTGAAGTTCCGCAAGAGCAGTCATAGTGGCGCAGGCCAGGACTGCATCGAGGTAGCCCCCCTCCCCGCCCCCTTCCACAAGAGCAGCTACAGCGGACAGGGAGTCGACTGCCTCGAAGCCGCCCCCCTCTCCCCCTCCCCCGGTGCCGCGCTGCGCGACTCCAAGCACCCCGATCTCGGCCATCTCGCTTTCCCCGCCGGCGAGTGGGACGCCTTCCTCGCCGCCGCCCGCGACGGGGCGCTGTAGGGCGGCGGGCTCGGCTGGCCGGCGCCCGCATCCGGCGAGGTTGCGTATCCGCGCGACCGTCGCCCGCTCAGCGCGACGCCTGCACGATCAGCGTGCCGATGCGGTCGGGTTCCGGGGCGGGCTCGGTCCACGCCCGCACGTCGGCGAACCCGTGCCGGGTCAGGATCTCTTCCCAGGTTTCGGGCTCGTAGGCCCACCGGTACACCCAGACCCGGCGGCCGCGGAAGCCTCCGCCGTACATGCCCTGGACGCCGTAGCTGCCGGGCACGGGA contains:
- a CDS encoding CTP synthase, with protein sequence MATATSTKHLFVTGGVASSLGKGLTASSLGRLLKSRGLRVTMQKLDPYLNVDPGTMNPFQHGEVFVTDDGAETDLDIGHYERFLDTELSASANVTTGQVYSSVIAKERQGAYLGDTVQVIPHITNEIKARIYAMDSADVDVVITEIGGTVGDIESQPFLEAVRQIRHEIGRDDCFFLHVSLIPFLGPAGELKTKPTQHSVAALRNIGIQADAIVCRSDRPIPQSMKSKLSLMCDVDEGGVVSTPDAPSIYDIPKVLHREGLDAFVVRRLGLAFRDVDWTEWDNLLRRVHQPDREVTIALVGKYIDLPDAYLSVTEAVRAGGFAENTRISLRWVASDQCDTPEGAERELGGADGVLVPGGFGVRGIEGKLGAIRYARENRIPLLGICLGLQCMVIEYARNAADLAGANSAEFDDKAEDPVISTMADQTDVVAGERDMGGTMRLGLYPAELAEGSIARELYGEDRAQERHRHRYEVSNAYRATLEAAGMVFSGLSPDGRLVEYIELPRDRHPFFFATQAHPELRSRPTRASPVFRGLVAAAVDHAAGADAAPVAEAAPHGSPEAALAEADAAAEAAEAADTAERA
- a CDS encoding hydroxymethylglutaryl-CoA lyase; translated protein: MAAQHVEIVEVGPRDGLQNEETPLPPARKVELIERLIGAGARRIEAVSFVDPRRVPQMAGAEEVMAGVPRRADVSYIGLALNRRGLDRALEAGVDEVNVAIPATDGFCRRNQGCSVAEMTDAFAGIAAAAAEAGMPVSATVSTAFGCPFDGETDPERVAEVARRAAEAGAAEVALADTIGAGVPGQVADVIGRVRPVVGEARLRCHFHNTRNTGYANAHTAVAHGVTVLDASVGGFGGCPFAPGATGNIATEDLAFQLDRSGLHTGVDAAETARTGMWLGSVLGAAPTALLGRAGEFPAVRG
- a CDS encoding GNAT family N-acetyltransferase, with amino-acid sequence MGGYVARVRNDELPGSGTEFDLLVDSVAMRWREVDPLLPAPTRPRKSTYPLLTVSDEAGHPVATGTMRYSWYQPGEVGRTWGMPDQHWLTPIVGGPDPGRALDSLLSSWQEQLQQLPTGTGSESAAQLTWPARDVLGVPALQAHGLQPYSVLAARERRRGVPPALPPRDVTIRLADSQDLAPIVSLLMEEHRYEEFFGGVFIQPETPEQTRRVAARALSRSPSWVWLAERRGRPVGLVWVSPPDRARWAAPLVRAAPAAHIGYGVVAEEERGRGIGTALVSEAHQALDAHNVQVSVLNYAMMNPLSGPFWNRMGYRPVWTTWEVRPALALR
- the uvrB gene encoding excinuclease ABC subunit UvrB, producing MRPVTDIQRKKAPFEVVSEMTPAGDQPAAIAELSRRVQAGDEDTVLLGATGTGKTATVAWMAEQLQRPTLVMQPNKTLAAQFANELREMLPNNAVEYFVSYYDYYQPEAYVPQTDTYIEKDSSVNDEVERLRHSATNSLLTRRDTIVVSSVSCIYGLGTPQEYVDRMAELEVGMRIDRDDLLRKLVEMQYSRNDVSFTRGTFRVRGDTVEVIPVYEELAIRIEMFGDEVERLQTLHPLTGEVLGEDAHVYLFPASHYVAGPERLERAVGDIEAELGERLTEMENAGKLLEAQRLRMRTTYDMEMLRQVGSCSGIENYSRHFDGREPGSAPNTLLDYFPEDFLLVVDESHVTVPQIGGMFEGDASRKRTLVDHGFRLPSALDNRPLKWEEFTERIGQTVYLSATPGPYELRRSGGDVVEQVIRPTGLVDPEVVVKPTEGQIDDLVHEIRERAERRERVLVTTLTKKMAEDLTDYFAELNIRVRYLHSEVDTLRRVELLRELRTGEFDVLVGINLLREGLDLPEVSLVAILDADKEGFLRSSSALIQTIGRAARNVAGQVHMYADNVTDSMRSALDETDRRRTKQLAYNEANGIDPQPLRKKIADILDSLAREDVDTEELIGSGYRKGGQQATTPVPDLKGAGSERSEDVSRMPRADLSQLIEQLNEQMHQAATDLQFELAARLRDEIKELKRELRGMDAAGVS
- a CDS encoding ATP-binding protein, giving the protein MPTLTAVPPMPEVTVPLGLLIPNGYEYYFNRRPDRPHFTRRAFEFRSEPVFLPLVHAFLDTCAAAQSEEYRFLFDLLGTELVSNAVKHTRSGLPGGTYTLRVDRSATGLTLNCRDGGDRADRRPGYGHRSHLAAARPADGVACEGGRGLALVDSLASAWGDNGMPRFRKVWFRLDSDLAGSVWPDA
- a CDS encoding helix-turn-helix domain-containing protein, encoding MTRSLSPTVRRRRLARVLRQLREAAKLTLDAAAKQSGVPRATLGKLETAELKRIRLSDLDSLARLYEVDNESRLAMHQLAKDATERGWWSKYKDVFGAQALPDFEVEASIIKTFQPQVIPGLLQTPAYTRAVFTGTNAFAEDEVKRHVDARMERQRILTHPYPPEYAAIIDEAALRRPAGGPRCTSEQLHHLIDMARLPHVTVHVLPFSAGMHAASLGGFVIMEFPEASDPSIAHSETPTASLFVEAEEEIRRYDAMWREAHNASLTVAQSIDFINDVISTLECEQ
- a CDS encoding DUF397 domain-containing protein encodes the protein MTTLKFRKSSHSGAGQDCIEVAPLPAPFHKSSYSGQGVDCLEAAPLSPSPGAALRDSKHPDLGHLAFPAGEWDAFLAAARDGAL